In Gloeocapsa sp. DLM2.Bin57, the following proteins share a genomic window:
- a CDS encoding WD40 repeat domain-containing protein, whose product VNSVNYSRDGRFLASGSDDNTIKIWNVKTGREIRTLTGHSARVNSVNYSPDGRFLASGSDDNTIKIWEVATGREIRTLTGHSNWVRSVNYSPDGRFLASGSDDNTIKIWNVATGREIRTLTGHSDWVYSVNYSRDGRFLAGGSGDKTIRIWDLTT is encoded by the coding sequence GGGTTAACTCAGTAAATTATAGTCGGGATGGTCGCTTTTTAGCTAGTGGTAGTGATGATAATACTATCAAAATTTGGAATGTAAAAACAGGAAGAGAAATACGTACCCTAACCGGTCATTCGGCTAGGGTTAACTCAGTAAATTATAGTCCTGACGGTCGCTTTTTAGCTAGTGGTAGTGATGATAATACTATCAAAATTTGGGAAGTAGCAACGGGAAGAGAAATACGTACTCTTACAGGTCATTCTAATTGGGTTAGGTCAGTAAATTATAGTCCCGACGGTCGCTTTTTAGCTAGTGGTAGTGATGATAATACTATCAAAATTTGGAATGTAGCAACGGGAAGAGAAATACGTACCTTAACGGGTCATTCTGATTGGGTTTACTCAGTAAATTATAGTCGGGATGGTCGCTTTTTAGCCGGTGGTAGTGGTGATAAAACTATCAGAATTTGGGATTTAACAACATAA